One Beggiatoa leptomitoformis DNA segment encodes these proteins:
- a CDS encoding YhdH/YhfP family quinone oxidoreductase encodes MSHTFTALRITENADKTFTRQLVTRNTDELPAGDVLIKVVYSSLNYKDALSATGHKGVTRNYPHTPGIDAAGHVAESNDSRFAIGDAVFVTGYDLGMNTAGGFAGYIRVPADWVVKLPSGLTLQESMIYGTAGFTAALSVYKLQHAGLKPEKGEVLVTGATGGVGSIGVALLAKLGYQVIAGTGKSSAHDFLKQLGATGFLSREELVDMSSRPLLKGRWAGVLDTVGGDILVTALKSTKYWGHVSCCGLVASPTLNASVYPFILRGVDLLGVDSVECPMDARLILWQRMASDWKIDLAPLMTTECSLAELNDVYIDKILQGQALGRIVVKI; translated from the coding sequence ATGAGCCATACATTTACCGCGCTTAGAATTACAGAAAATGCGGATAAAACATTTACTCGTCAATTAGTTACCCGTAATACGGACGAATTGCCTGCGGGTGATGTGTTGATTAAAGTTGTGTATTCATCGCTTAACTATAAAGATGCACTTTCTGCGACAGGACATAAAGGCGTTACCCGTAATTATCCGCACACGCCCGGTATTGATGCGGCGGGTCATGTTGCAGAGAGTAACGACAGCCGTTTTGCAATTGGCGATGCGGTGTTTGTAACAGGCTATGATTTAGGCATGAATACCGCTGGCGGATTTGCAGGTTATATCCGTGTACCCGCCGATTGGGTGGTTAAGTTACCCAGTGGATTAACTTTGCAAGAAAGTATGATTTATGGCACAGCAGGTTTTACAGCCGCGCTCTCTGTTTATAAACTTCAACATGCTGGGCTAAAACCTGAAAAAGGCGAGGTTTTAGTAACGGGTGCAACGGGTGGGGTAGGTAGTATTGGCGTTGCGCTCTTAGCAAAACTGGGTTATCAAGTTATTGCAGGAACGGGTAAATCAAGTGCGCATGATTTCCTTAAACAATTGGGTGCAACGGGCTTTTTGAGTCGAGAAGAATTGGTTGATATGAGCAGTCGCCCCTTGTTAAAAGGACGTTGGGCCGGTGTATTAGATACAGTGGGCGGCGATATTTTAGTGACCGCGCTAAAATCCACAAAATATTGGGGACATGTTTCTTGTTGTGGCTTGGTCGCTTCTCCAACGCTCAACGCCAGTGTTTATCCCTTTATTTTACGCGGGGTGGATTTATTAGGGGTGGATTCTGTGGAATGTCCAATGGATGCACGTTTAATCCTTTGGCAACGGATGGCAAGTGATTGGAAAATTGACCTTGCACCATTGATGACCACAGAATGCAGCTTAGCAGAGCTTAACGATGTTTATATTGATAAAATTTTGCAAGGGCAGGCATTAGGACGTATTGTTGTAAAAATATAG
- a CDS encoding IS5 family transposase (programmed frameshift): protein MSRRYALTDEQWSKLEPLLPGRKGHVGMTAKDNRLFIDAVLFRYRSGIPWRDLPERFGDFRVVHTRFSRWSKKGVWERVFKILSADADNEYAMIDSTIVRAHQHSSGGGADEAIGRSAGGLSTKINSVVDALGNPTLFFLTAGQASDLEGADALIPQIKANALLADKAYDADERVRDVLKQKSIEPVIPFRKNRLNPPDYDKALYKARYLIEHFFGKLKQYRAIATRYDKRARNFLSGVYLASTLILLA from the exons ATGAGTCGTCGCTATGCCTTAACCGATGAACAATGGTCAAAACTAGAACCGCTACTCCCTGGGCGTAAAGGACATGTCGGGATGACGGCTAAAGATAACCGCTTGTTTATTGATGCTGTTCTATTCCGTTATCGCAGTGGCATTCCTTGGCGCGACCTCCCCGAACGCTTTGGTGATTTCCGTGTCGTCCATACCCGCTTCAGTCGTTGGTCTAAGAAAGGTGTCTGGGAACGTGTTTTCAAGATACTAAGTGCCGATGCCGATAATGAATATGCCATGATAGACAGCACAATAGTTAGAGCGCATCAACATAGTAGTGGTGGTGGCGCAGATGAAGCCATTGGACGTAGCGCAGGGGGTTTAAGTACCAAGATTAACTCCGTTGTTGACGCACTGGGCAATCCGACCCTTTTTT TTTTGACTGCGGGACAGGCAAGCGACCTTGAAGGGGCTGATGCTCTTATTCCTCAGATAAAGGCAAACGCTTTATTGGCTGATAAGGCTTATGATGCTGATGAACGGGTTAGAGATGTTTTAAAACAGAAAAGCATAGAACCTGTGATTCCGTTCAGGAAAAATCGTTTAAATCCACCTGATTATGATAAAGCTCTTTATAAGGCACGTTATTTAATCGAGCATTTCTTTGGTAAATTAAAGCAATATCGTGCAATAGCTACACGATATGATAAACGCGCTAGGAATTTCTTAAGTGGGGTTTATTTGGCTTCTACCTTGATTCTTTTAGCTTGA
- a CDS encoding gamma-glutamylcyclotransferase family protein, which yields MENQEYLFVYGTLLKTMQHAMHLPITHHAELLESASFQGKLYEVNGYPGAIFSPNPHEQVMGEIYLLHQADKLFPLLDEYEECNHDFPAPTEYIRQKTPVLSASGRGFLAWIYLYNWKVRGLQRIYSGDYRRFSRKKMLSMASDLNEFSNGRVR from the coding sequence ATGGAAAATCAGGAATATTTATTTGTTTACGGTACGTTGTTAAAAACAATGCAACACGCAATGCACTTACCGATTACACATCATGCAGAATTGCTAGAGTCCGCCAGTTTTCAAGGCAAATTGTATGAAGTTAATGGCTATCCCGGTGCGATTTTCTCGCCCAATCCGCACGAGCAAGTCATGGGGGAGATTTATCTGTTACACCAAGCAGATAAATTATTTCCATTACTAGATGAATATGAGGAATGTAACCACGATTTTCCTGCACCAACAGAATACATTCGCCAAAAAACCCCCGTCCTTTCTGCCAGTGGACGCGGTTTTTTAGCATGGATATATCTTTATAATTGGAAGGTTAGAGGATTACAGCGTATTTATTCAGGGGATTATCGGCGATTTTCACGGAAAAAAATGTTATCAATGGCTTCTGACCTAAACGAGTTTTCAAACGGTAGGGTGCGTTAG